TTTTGACCGTCCGGTCTGGCAGCAGTACCTGAGCTACATGGGCCGGGCCGTGCAGGGCGACCTCGGCATCTCGCTGCGCAACCAAACCCCGGCGTTGGGGCTGGTGTTGGAGCGGATGCCCGCCAGCATGGTGCTGGCCGGCGCGGCTTTGTTGTTTGCGGTCGTTTTTGGTGTGCTGGCAGGCGTGATTGCAGCGGTGCGAAAGGGAACTACCCTCGAGTTTGTGGTGCTGTTCTTTGCCCTCTTGGGACAGTCGTTGCCGGTGTTCTGGCTAGCCCTGATGCTGATTCTGGTGTTTGGGCTCGAGCTGCGCTGGCTACCCATCTCGGGCTACGGGGTCGGGCCCCTTCCTGGCTTGCCGGCCCTGGCCAACCTGGTTCTTCCGGCCATTGCGGTCGGCACTTTCTCGATGGCGGCCATCACCCGCCTGACCCGGGGGGGTGTCCTGCGCGAACTGCGCAGCGACCATGTGCGCACCGCACGCGCCAAAGGCTTGGGGGAGCGGGTGGTCATCTACAAGCACGCCCTGCGCAACGCAGCCATTCCGGTCGTCACGGTCATCGGGCTGCAACTGGGCAACCTGCTCTCAGGGGCAGTCATCACCGAAACGATTTTTGCCTGGCCGGGTGTGGGGCGGTTGGTGCTGACCGCCGTGACCCAGCAAGATTTTCCGGTGGTGCAGGCGGCGGTCATCGTGTTTGCGGTGCTGCTGGCGGTTATCAACCTGGTGGTGGACTTGCTCTATGGGGTGCTCGACCCCAGGGTGCGCTATGCGTAGAGTTCTTCGCGCCCCCTCGGCTACTATTGGGATGGGCCTCATGATTCTCTTTGTCCTGATGGCCATTTGTGCCCCGGTCATCAGCCCCCACAACCCCACCCAACAAGACCTCCAGGCCATCACCCAACCCCCCGGCACCGGGGGCCACCTGCTGGGCACCGACCGTCTGGGACGCGACATGCTCTCGCGCATCTTCTATGGTGCCCGCTTGTCCCTTGTGGTGGCCGTGGCCGGGGTGTTGATCGGCGCCGCGATAGGAATTCCGCTGGGCCTGCTTTCGGGCTATCTGGGGGGGCGGGTAGATGACTTCTTGATGCGACTGGGCGACATCCAGCTCTCGCTACCGTTTATCCTGCTGGTAATCGCCATTATTGCCGCGCTGGGCCCTAGCTTGCCCAACACCATTGTGGTGCTCGGCATTACCAGTTGGGTCTTGTATGCGCGGGTGGTGCGGGGCGAGATTTTGTCGCTCAAAGAGCGTGAGTTTGTGCAAGCGGCCCATGCCCTGGGGGCGTCGGGGCGGCGCATCATGCTCAAGCACCTGCTGCCCAATGCAGCCGGGCCGCTGATTGTGGTGGCCACCCTGGAACTAGCACGCTTAATCGTCACCGAGGCCGCGCTTTCGTTCCTGGGGCTCTCCGGGGTGCCCCCGGAAATTCCAAGCTGGGGGCAGATGCTGGCCGATGGGCGCGAGGTGTTGTTCTTTGGGGGCTGGTGGGTGGCCACCTTTCCCGGCGTAGCCATTAGCCTGCTGGTGCTGGGCATCAATCTGTTTGGCGACGCCCTGGCCGAGGTGCTCGACCCTCGAAGTCGGTAGGCAAAGCCCCCTCACCAAACGCCCGCAGTGCTAGCTCGAGCAAACCCATATCGCTGCCCCAAGGCCCCACCAGCTGCACGCCGACGGGCTTTGCTCCCGGCTGCACCACCGGCACCGAGACCACCGGCGCGCCCAGCAGGCTGGCGTAGCAGGTGAGGCTCAGGGTACGCCAGCGCAAGGCCAGGGCTTTTTCGGGGTCTTGCAGTTCGCTCACCAACGGGGCGCTACTGGGGGTCGCGGGCAGCAGCACCAGCGTGCCGGGCGAAAACCAGGCCCCCATCTCGGCCCGCAGGCGCACCTGATGGCTCAGGGCGCGCCCAACCTCGCCAGCGGTGAGCCTCGAGGCCATCTCCAGAAGCCGCCGCACATCCTCGCCCAGGCGGGGCTGCCGTACCTCGAGCCACTCCTGGTGAAACCCCCAGGCCTCTGCCCCCTGCAAGACCCGCTGGGTTTCGCGGGCCTCTTCTAGCAGGCCCAGCCTTTTCTCCAAGGTGGCGATACCCAGGGCCCGGAGCCTCTGCGCTACCCGCTCCACCGCCCGCTGGGCCTCGGAGGTGGAAAGCTCCAGGGCGTCGCTCACCACCACCGCGCGCTCAAAACCCACCACCGGCAGGGCCCCGGAGAGCAGCACCCGGGCAAAGCGCTCCATCAGCGCCGGGTCGGCCGCCAGGAGCCCCACCGTGTCGTAGCTGGGGGCCAGGGGTACCACGCCCTGGGTGGGGATGGCCCCGTGGGTGGGCCGGTAGGCATAAACGCCGCAGAAGGAGGCCGGAATCCGCACCGAGCCCGCGGTGTCGCTGCCCAGCGCCACCGGTACCAGGCCCGCCGCCACCGCCACCGCCGACCCCGAGGAGGAGCCCCCGGGAATCCCCCCCGGCGCCCTGGGGTTTTGGGGGGTGCCAAAGTGGGGGTTGAGGCCGGTCATGCCGTAGGCCAGCTCGTGGGTGTGAGTCTTGGCCACCAGCCGGGCCCCCGCCCGCTTGAGCGCTGCCACCGCCCAGGCGTCCTGGGTTGGCAGGCCCCAGCGCTCGGCAAAGTCGGGGTTGCCGGCTTGGGTGGGCAGCCCGGCCACGTCGAAGATGTCCTTGGCGGCAAAGGTGAGCCCGGCCAGGGGGCCGCAGCCTTGCTCGAGCCCCTCCACCCAGGCCACCACCGCGCCGTAGTCGTCCTGACGATTCACCCCGCTATCTTACGCCCGTAAGATGGCGCCCGTAAGATGGGGGCCGGTATGGTTGAGGTACACCACCGCTCTGTAACCTTTTATCCCCCGGCCCGGGCCAGGTTTCTGGTCGGCGACTTCACCGACTGGGACAAGAGGCCCATCCCCATCGAAAAGCCTCTCACCCTCGAGTTTCCCCCCGGGGCCTACATCGAGTATGCCTTCTTGGACGAAAACCGGGAGCCCTTCCCCGACCCCGACAACCCTCACAAGGCCCAGAACCCCTGGTGGAGCTACCCCCGCGCAGTGGAGCTGCCGGGCTTTCACTACGCGTCCCCGCCCCAGCCCTCCCGTCCGGTGGAGGTGCACCGGCACCGGCTGGAGTCCAGGGCCTTTGGCGCCCCCCGCCGCTACTACGTCTACAACCCCCAGGAACCGGCCCAGGCCACCCTGTATGTGCACGACGGGGTGGCCTACTACCGTACCGCCCGGCTGGCCGAGGTGGCCCAGGGACTATTGGAGCAGGGCCAGATCACCCCAGTGCGCATCGTGTTCGTGGAGCCGGAAGACCGCCGGCGGGAGTACTGGTTCAGCCACGCCTACGAACAGCACGTACTGAACGAGGTTATCCCGGCGGTAGAGGCCCACTACGGCCCCACCCCGGAGCGGGGTCTGCTGGGGGCCAGCCTGGGGGGGCTGGTCTCGAGCTGGCTGGCGCTGCGTCACCCTGAGCTGTTCCAGAAGGTAGCCACCCAGTCGGCCTGCCTCACCGCCTCGCCCCAGGGGGGCGACTCCTACACCGACCCCGAGTGGCTCACCGAGCAGTACCAGGCCAGCGAGACCTTGCCGCTGCGTTTTTACTGCGAGACCGGCCAGATCGAGTGGCTGCTGGCCCCCAACCGCCGCTTCGCCGCCATGCTGGCCGACAAGGGCTACCCCCACCTCTACCAAGAGCGCCCCTCCGGCCACAACTGGATGACCTGGCGGCAGGGGCTGGCCCCGGCCCTGCTGTACCTGTTCGGCAGCAGATGATAAGCTCAGGCTTATGGAGTTTGGTTCGGCTTTTGTAGCCATTCTAATCATTGTGGCCCTCGAGGCCGTTCTTTCTGTAGACAACGCCATGGTGCTGGCCGTGATGGTGCGGCCCCTACCGGAGCACCTGCGCTCGAGGGCGCTGCTGTATGGCATTATTGGCGCTTACGTGCTGCGCGGGCTGGCCTTGCTGTTTGCCACCATCATCATTCAGATCTGGTGGATTCAGCTCCTGGGGGGGCTTTACCTGGTGTATCTGGCCATCAATCATATTGTCCGGCGGCAAGGCCATAGCAACGCCGACCCCGCCAGCATACAGCAAGCCGCTGCCACCAGTTTCTGGCGCATCGTGATCATGATCAACGTGGTAGACCTGGCCTTTGCGGTGGACTCGGTGCTGGTGGTGATTGCCTTCAGCCGCGAGTTCTGGGTGATCTTTACCGGGGTGGCCATCGGGATTCTGCTAATCCGCCTGGCCGCCGGCATCATGGTCACCATCATCGAGCGGTATCCGCGGCTCGAGACCGTGGCCTACGCGGTGGTGGGTTGGGCAGGTCTCAAGTTGATGCTGGAAGGCTGGGGGCACGGCAGCGAGGTCTGGCTGCACCGCCCAGAGCTGGCGTTGCACCTACCACAGGCCTTTTTTCTGAGCGTCACCCTGGCCATTCTGGTGCTGGGTGGCCTGTGGGCCTTCCGCCGCTCGCCCGAACCCTGACCCATGCCCAAAGACTGGGATGCCCATTACCTGCACCAACCCCCTCTAAGCCGGCCCGCCTTTGTGGTGGCGGCCTATGCGCACCGGCTTCCGACAGGCCCGGTGCTCGACCTAGCCGGGGGCACCGGGCGCAACGCCTTTTTTCTAGCCAGGCGGGGCCATCCGGTGATTTTGCTGGAGAAAAGCCGGGTGGCCCTCGAGTTTGTCCAGACCGAGGTCACCCACCAAAAACTGGACATCTGGGCGATTGAGGCCGACCTCGAGGCCCCCAACCCCGGCCTGCCCCCCGGCCCCTTTGCAGGCATTGTCAAGTCTTATTTCCTGCACCGTCCCTTGCTCACCCGCTTGACCGAGCGCCTTCTGCCGGGGGGCCTGGTGCTCCTCGAGGGCTTTACCGTGCAGGAAGCGGCCCGCCGGGGCAGCCAGGCCGCCCACTACTGGCGCGAAAGTGAACTCTTGCACCCACCTCCTGGTCTGCACCTGCGGGCCTGGGCCGAGGGGTGGATGGACGGCCACCACCGTACCTGGGCGGTGTGGGAGAAGCCGCTCTGACACCCGTCCAGCCCACCCGAAATAGTAACCTGCTGCGCTTTTCATCTGGTAATGCCTGCTAGCCTAAGGGCTGGTTGGGGAGTAGCCACCCTTCATGGGGTTGATTAATCGTCAATACGAAGCAGAAGCTTCCGGTTAATCTGGGCGCATCGCCTTGGTGAGACCACCACGACACGAGCTGGCCGTGGTGGTTTTGTGTTGTTAAGCCCGGCCACGGCTTTGGGGTACCCATGGAACAACTTGGACAAGCGCTGATCGTCATTGGAATCCTGATTGTCTTGGAGGCGGTGCTTTCTGCCGACAACGCCATGGTACTGGGGGTAATGGTCAAGCAACTACCCCCTCCTTGGCGGCAACAGGCCTTGTTTTATGGCATCGCCGGGGCCTACATCCTGCGCGGGTTGGCCTTGGTTTTTGCGGTGTACCTGATTCAGTTCTGGTGGATTCAGGCCCTGGGGGCCGTCTACCTGCTCTACATCGCCATCCGGCACTTCATCAAACGGAGGCCCAAAGAGGAAGCCCACCCAGATGTCTTGCAAACGCTCAAAACCGTAACCCCGCGCCAGTTCTGGACCATTGTGGCCCAGATCGAGCTGGCCGACCTGGCCTTTGCGGTGGACTCGGTGCTGGTGGCGGTGGCGCTTTCAGATAACCTTTGGATTATCTTTGCGGGCGTGTTTATCGGCATCCTGGCCCTGCGCTTTGTGGCGGTACTGTTTGTGGGCTTGCTGGAGAAGTACCCCCGCTTCGAGGCGGTGGCCTTTGCCGTGGTAGGTTTTGCTGGGGTGAAGCTGGCCATTGGGGGTTGGGACAAGTTCGCCAAGGAAGTCCTGAGCCGCCCCGAGTGGGTCACGGGGATAGACAAAACCCAGTTCTCGCTCTTCATTCTGGGGGTGCTGGTACTGGGTACTATCTGGGCCATGAGCCAGAAACCCAAAACCAAAGCGCTGGAGAACAAGCCCTCTGAGACGTAAGCCTGGGCGCTATTTATCCCTCCTCGCACCCCCTGCAAATCTGGTAAGGTTGTGCCAATGGTTTTTATACTGGCAATCCTGGCCTACCTTATCGGCTCCCTGCCCCTGGGCTACTGGGCCATCCGCCGCCTATCCGGACAAGACCCACGCCTGGCCTCGGCCTACAACCTGGGCCTCGAGAACACCCTCCACCGCCTGGGCCCCGGCCCGGCCCTGCTGGCCTTTGGCCTGGACGTGCTCAAGGGGCTGTTGGCGGCCTGGATAGGGGGGCGGTTTGGACTTTCCTGGGCTGTTGTTTTTGCGTTGGTGGTGTACCTGGGGCACCTCCACCCTCCTCGGCTTTTTTCGGGGGCGCTTTTGCGGGGGCGTGGCGCCGGGGTGCTTCTGGGCATCGTATTTGGCCTGTACCTGAGCGGTTTGCCCTATCTGCAAACCCTGGCGGTTCTGATGGTGGCGGCTTTGGTTTTTTTATGGAGTCGCTATGGCTCACTCGCGGCCATCTGCATCCCGTCCACACTGGCACTTTTGCTCTCGCTCGAGCCCATCTCAGGCTGGGCCAAGCTAGCCGCCTGGGCCTTGTTGCTGGCCACGCTTTGGCGCTACAAAGAAAACATCGGGCGCATCTTAGAAGGCACCGAGCCCCGCCTGGGCGAGCCTCCCCCCCTGCCTTCGGAAAAACAGGTGGTCTGCGCCTTTATGATTCATCCTCTAACGGTAGAAGACCTTTTCCAAAGCCCTCGTTTTCGTTGGGCCAAACCCCTGGTAGACCGGGGTTGGATTCAAATGAGCCTGGTGGAAAACCTGGCCGAAGCCATCCGGCCCATGAAGGTAGGTGAGCTGCGGGGAGTCAAAACCACCGATGGGCGCGAGATTCGCTGCCACCTGCTCTCGGCCCCCCTGCTGCCGCACCAGATTACCGGCAAGCCCGAACTCGCCACCCTCCGGGCCATCCAGGGGGCTCGCCTGGCACGGGAGCTAGGCTGCACGGTGGTGGGGCTGGGGGCTTTCTGGAGCGTGGTGGGCGAGAAGGGCCGGCTGGTGCAGGAGGCCGTACCCGAGATCGAGGTCACCAACGGCGGGGCCTACACCGCCGGCACCGTCAAGGCGGCCATCCCCGGCATCCTGGCCCACTTTGAAGCCAGCGGGCGAAGCCTCAAAGAGGCCACCGCCGCGGTGGTGGGGGCCAACGGGGTGGTGGCCTTTGGCATCGCCCGTCAGATTGCGCCCCTGGTGGGCAAGTTAATTTTGGTAGGGCGGAACCTCGAGCGCCTGGAAAAGAGCGCCTCAACGCTCAAGCAAAACCTAGAGCGCAAGGGGCAGCCGGTACCCGAAATCGTGACCACCCTGGAGATGGCCGCCATCCGCGAGGCCGACCTGATCTTTAGCGCCACCTCCGACCCCCGGCCGGTCATCTTCCCCGAGCACGTGAAGCCCGGGGCCTGGATCTACGACGAGGGCGTGCCGCCCGATGTGGACGAGTCGGTGAAAAAGCTGCCGGGGGTGCGGGTGATTCCGGGCGGGGTGGTACGGCCTCCGGGGGCCATGACCGGCAACCTCGACCTGCACTTTGGCGAGGGAGCCGTACCGGCCTGCCTTGCCGAGACCATGATTCTGGCCGCCGAAGGGGCCTACGAGCGCAAAAGCCTGGGAGGCGAGACCAAAAGCGAAAACATCCAGTTCTTCGTCGAGCGGGCCGAGGCGCTGGGGTTTCGGGTGGTGGATTGAGATTCTGGTAGCAGGTTAGAGTCCCGCTCATCGAACTCTCTGAACTTAGAGGCCGCTTATGTACCTCGAGCTATCGAAAGTAGAGGCTTTCATCTATGCTCCTTCTGCTCAGCCCCACCCAGTTTGAAGCCGCTTTCCTCAAAGGCCGCAGGTTTACCTTCCACGGCCGCGCCGGGCTGCGCGGGGAGGGGTGGGTCTGGCTCGAGTCGGGCGTTGGTAAGGTCAACACCGCTGCCACCCTGGCCGCTTTTGCCAAAGGCCGCAAGCTGGAGCGGGTGTTGCTGTTTGGCATCGCCGGGGCCTACCCTGATGCGGGGCTGCAATTGGGGGACGCGGCCCTCGCCGGGAAGGAAATCCAGGCCGACTTAGGCATCAAAGATGGGGGGATGAAGGGCCTGGGCTTCCCCACCCTGGTGCTGGAGTCGGGCCCGTACCACAACCGCTTCCCGCTGGACAAAGCCTTTACGGCAGAACTAAGCAAAACCCTCGGCCTGCCCATCAAAACTTTCCTGACCCGCGATTTGGTCTCGGAAAACCCCAGCGAGGCCCGGCAGCTTTCGCGCAAGTGGGAGGCCGACCTCGAGAACATGGAGGGCGCGGCCTTTGCCCAGACCTGCTTGTGGCTGGGCCTCCGGGGGGCCGAGCTGCGCGTGGTGTCCAACCTCGCCGGGGTGCGCGACAAGGCCCAGTGGCGCATCCGGCAGGCGCTGGAGCGCCTCGAGCACCACATCATGCGTATCATTGGGCCATGATCGAACCGATTGACATCACCCGCCCCATCTACCCCGGCGTTCCGGTCTGGCCCGGCGATACCCCCTATAGCTACGAACTCACCGCCCGGATTGCCCAGGGCGACAGCGTGAATGTGGGCAAAATTACCACCACCACCCACCTGGGCACCCACCTGGACGCGCCCTGGCATTACGTAGAAGAGGGGGGCAGGTTAGAGAGCGTGCCGCTCTCGGTATTGGTGGGCCCCTGCCAGGTGGTGGACGCCCGGGGGCAAAAAGCCCTTTCGGTGGAGTTCCTAAAGGGCGTGGAGCTGGCCGAGCGCACCCTCTTCTATACCGGAGAGCCCAACCGCTGGGACACCTTTCCCCGCAACTTTACCCACGTGCTGCCCGAGGCCGCGTTGTACCTGGCTGCGCAAGGGGTGCGGCTTTTCGGCACCGACGGCCCCAGCGTGGATCCCCTGACCTCCAAAGACCTCCCCGCCCACCGGGCCTTTGCCCGGGGCGGGGTCTTCATCCTAGAGGGGCTGGCCCTGGAGGGTGTGCCGGCGGGCGGTTATGAGCTAATAGCCCTGCCCATGCGGCTTGAAGGGGCCGACGCCGCGCCGGTGCGGGCTATTCTCAGTCCAAACCGGAACCAGTCAAAGGCTCGAGCTACTCCACCTTCAGGGTAATCGTCGCAAGTGGGGGTTCGGACTGGGGCCTGCCGGTCTCGCGCACTTCGTAGGTAATCTCACCGGGGCCGGGGTCGGAAAAGTAGCTCCAGCCGCAGGCCGCACTCAGCGGAATCTCCTTGCGCCCTATAATCCGATCCCCCCGCCGCACCAGCACAGTGTAGCTGCTGGCCGAGCCCACCCCGCCAAAGCGGAAGGGCCTCGAGACCGTCCCCCCTGCTTGCAGGTTGGAAAGCGCGAAGCTCTGGCTACAGGTAGCCCCCGCCTGGGCTTCAGGCACCAGTAGCGAGACTCGAGCCCCCGAGAGTGCGCCTTGGGGCCGCACCTCGTACACCCGGGTTCCGCCCGGTGGCGGCGGGACATTCAGGCTCCACTGTCCGTTGGCATCAGCAGTGACCCGCCCCAGGCTAGCACCGTCCTCGAAGATTTCGACCACCTGACCCGGCTGGGCCGTACCCTGCAAGGTAAAACCAGTAGCGGCCACCGTAGCCCCCTCCTGTGGTGAGGTAAATGCTGGCTCGGTGGGCAACGCGACGTTCACATTCGTGCTGGCGCCCATGGTCTGCCCAGCCCGGCGCGCCTCGTAGGTGTGGGCTCCGGCCAGCAACGCCGAGGCCGGGAGTGGGAAGCTCCACCGACCATCCGGGCCCACCGTTACCGTTCCGAGGGGTTGACCGTTATCGAAGAGCTCGAGGGTCTCCCCAGGCTTGCCGGTGCCCTGCAGGGTATAGCTGCCCGCGGTTAGGGTTGAACCACTGGTCGGAGCGGTAATGCTTACAGCAGCCACTGCCGGCGACAGGCCCGCGCTAAAGGCCCGTAAACCCAGCCCGGGCAACACCGAGAGCAGGCCCAAAAGACCCATCGCGGCCCACAGCAGGCCCAAAGCCGGCACCCCCGTCCGCGCCGCCGGCGCCATCAAACCTTGGGTCAGACCCATGGGCGCCGCCGCGACCGGAATACCTGGCGCTTCCGAGCTGCCAAACTGGGCCAGGGCCGCCTCGGCCTCGCGGTCTTCGGCTTCCTGCACGGGGGTGGGCTTGCTGAAAATCAGGAAGAAGGTTTTGAGGTAGTAGTAGGCCCCAATGGCCGAGGTTACGAGGGCCAACACCACCAGCCCATAGAAACCCGCCTGGGCCGCTTCCTGGAAGACCAAATACTTGGCCCAGAACCCGGCCAAGGGCGGCAACCCCAGCACCGAAAGAATGCCCAGCCCCATCGCCCCGCCCAACAGGGGTTTGCGGTACCACAGGCCGCGCAGGCGCTCTAAAGGCACGTCCTGGTTGGAGAGCATCGAGAGCACCGCAAAGATGAGCCCTGTGGCCAACCCATAGGTCAGCAGGTAAAAGGGAATGGTGGCCTGTCCGGTGGGGCCAAAGAGCCCCAGCCCGATGTAGCCTGCATTGGCGATGGAGGAGTAGGCGAAAAGCCGCTTGGCTTCGGTCTGGGTCAAGGCCCCCAGATTCCCGAACAGGGTGGTCAGGGCGATCAGCAGCGCCATACCCACTCCCCAGGCTTCCAGGCCCAGGGGGGTAAAGATGCGCAGCATGGCCGCGAACGCCGCCGCCTTGACCGCCGTGGCCATGAATAGCGTGACCACCGTGGGGCTACCCTGGTACACGTCGGGCGACCACCACTGGAAGGGCACCATGGCGGTCTTGAAGGCAAAGGCCGCCATAATCAAGAACAAGCCAGCCAGATAAAGCGGCCCGGAGCCCGGGGCCCCCACCATAAAGCTGCCGGTTGCGCCAAAGTAGAGGGCGATACCATAGAGAAATATAGCCGCCCCCAAAGCCCCCAGCAAAAAATACTTAAGGCCCGCCTCAAAGCCTTTCTCATCGCGCTGCCAGGTAGCCAGAACATACAGAGGCAGCGAGAAGACCTCGAGGGCAATCACCAGCACCACCAGATTGGGGCTGCTAGCCATGATGTGCATGCCAGTCACGGCAAAAAGCACCAGGAGCGGAAACTCGAACTTCTTGGCAGGGCCCAGCAAGAGCGTCCACAAGCCCCCCAGAATGGCCACCAGGGTCAGGCCCCGGGCCAGGGTGTCGAAGCGATACAGACCCCCAAAAGCTTCCACCGTCTGGCCCCAGCCCACCACACAAAACAGCCCCGCCAGCACCAGGCCCGCCACCGTCGCGATGCGGTTGGCCTCGCGCGAAATCAGGAAGGCCAGCAACGAGAGCACCGTGGCGAAGCCTGCCAGCAAGTACAGCGTCAGCATCCAGCACCTCCAGTAAGGGTCGAGGATAAGCGCGAGGAGGCGCTAGACCCTCCCCACGCTGGCAAAGACAGTACCACAGCGCTCAAGATGCACCTCCAAAGAGAGCCGCAATAGCTTTGCCCAGGGGCTCGAGGTATACTGTAAAGAGCTTTGGGTAAAGGCCCATCAAAAGCAGTACGGCCACCGTTACCGCCGCAAAACCCCACTCCCGCCCATCCATATCGGGCACCGCCTGGGCCTGCGGGGTTTCCTGAAATAGCTTCTGGAAGGCGGTAAGCGCATAGGCTGCCGCCGCTATAACCGCCAGGAAGGCCACAAAGGTCAGCCAGGGCGAAACTTTATAAGCCCCCAGCAGGGCCATCAGCTCGCCCGGAAAACCCGAGAGCCCCGGCAGCCCAATCATGGCCATCAGCAAAAACATCCCGAGCACATAGAGCGCAGGGGTGTGTTTGGCCAGGCCACGCACCGGCTGAATATCCAGGCTGCCGGTGCGCTTGTAAATCAACCCCACAAACAAAAACATGGCCGAGCCATAAATCATCGAAGCCCCCAACAGGTACAAGGCCCCTACCGTACCCTCGCTGTTGCCACTAAAGAGACCCAAAGCAGCCACCCCCATATGCGAAACCCCAGCATAGGCCAGCAGCGTTTTCCAGTCCGGGGCGCTATAGGCCACCCAGGCCGCATAGATGGCTCCAAAAGCTGCCAGGAACAAGAGCAAGCCCTGCCACTCACGGAAGCCATCGGGCATCAGGGGAATGGCCCACTTGAAGAAGGCGAAGATACCCACTTTGTACAGGGTGCCCATGGCATCCGCCAGGCCCGAGGGGTGGTTCTGCTGGTGAAAGTTAGGCAGCCAGGCGTGCAGGGGGAACAGCGGGGTCTTGACCGCCAGCGCCACCAAAAAGCCCAGGAAGGCCAGCACGGCGGTCTGCCCGGTAAGGGGGTTGGCCACTAGGTCGGTATAAAGGAAGCTATCCGCCCCGCCCAGAAAACGCACCGCGAAGATGGCGGCCAGCATGGGCAACGAGCCCACCAGGGTAAAGAGGGCAAAAGTATAGATGGCCCGCAGGCGATCCGGCCCGCCATAAAACCAGAGCATCAGGAGCGAGGGAATCAGCGTAGCCTCGAAGAAGAAGTAAAAGAAAATCAGATCCTGCGCGGCAAAAATACCCAGCAAGCCGGTCTGCATCATGAGCGCAAAAGCCAGGAAGCGCACCGGCACATCGGCCACCCAGACCCCCAGCAAGACCACCAGGCTCACCGCAATCCACAAAAGCAGCCCTGCGCCATCCAGCCCCAGCGCATAGTAGACCCCCGCCTCGGGTAGGAAAGGCGTCTGGCTGGCATAGGCCACGCCCTGCCCAGCGTAGCCTGCAAATAGCACCAGCGAGATCCCCAGGCTAATGCCCGCCGAGGCAATGGCAAAAGTGCGTCCCAGACTAGGCAGGATGAGCAAGAGCAGACCCGCCAGGAGGGGTAACCACAGTCCTAAATGAATCATCGCAACACCCCCCAGCCCACCAGGAGTACCAGGCCTACCAGGAGCCCGGCCAGGTAAAAGCGCAAGGCGCCGGTCTCGAGCCTCGCCAAAAGGCTCCCCAGCCCACCCATCAGGCTCCCCAGTCCGGTAAAGCCGGCCAGCAGACCCCGGTCGGCGCCAAACAAAAGGTCGGCCAGCCCCTTGGCGGGGTTCACCAGCAGCGCGTTGTAGACGGCATCGACATAAAAACCCTGCAAAGCCGCTGCCTGAAAGCGCTCGTACCAGGCCGGCATCTTCTGCTGGAAGAAACGGAAGCCCCACCACAGGGTGGCTATGGCCACCACTGCGGAGATGATGATAAGCACCCATTCGGTGACCACCGGCAGCTTCTCGTGGGGAAAGTCCCCAATGGCTTTGGTCAGGAAGGGCTCAATAAAGTTCTTGTAGTCGATCACGTAAGGCAGCCCGATGAACCCCACCCCCAGGGCCCCACCCA
This genomic stretch from Meiothermus sp. harbors:
- a CDS encoding ABC transporter permease; amino-acid sequence: MAAYLIRRLALVLVVVWGTATLAFFLLFLSGDPVNLLLPLDATPEVREQFRKANGFDRPVWQQYLSYMGRAVQGDLGISLRNQTPALGLVLERMPASMVLAGAALLFAVVFGVLAGVIAAVRKGTTLEFVVLFFALLGQSLPVFWLALMLILVFGLELRWLPISGYGVGPLPGLPALANLVLPAIAVGTFSMAAITRLTRGGVLRELRSDHVRTARAKGLGERVVIYKHALRNAAIPVVTVIGLQLGNLLSGAVITETIFAWPGVGRLVLTAVTQQDFPVVQAAVIVFAVLLAVINLVVDLLYGVLDPRVRYA
- a CDS encoding ABC transporter permease, giving the protein MILFVLMAICAPVISPHNPTQQDLQAITQPPGTGGHLLGTDRLGRDMLSRIFYGARLSLVVAVAGVLIGAAIGIPLGLLSGYLGGRVDDFLMRLGDIQLSLPFILLVIAIIAALGPSLPNTIVVLGITSWVLYARVVRGEILSLKEREFVQAAHALGASGRRIMLKHLLPNAAGPLIVVATLELARLIVTEAALSFLGLSGVPPEIPSWGQMLADGREVLFFGGWWVATFPGVAISLLVLGINLFGDALAEVLDPRSR
- a CDS encoding amidase family protein, with amino-acid sequence MNRQDDYGAVVAWVEGLEQGCGPLAGLTFAAKDIFDVAGLPTQAGNPDFAERWGLPTQDAWAVAALKRAGARLVAKTHTHELAYGMTGLNPHFGTPQNPRAPGGIPGGSSSGSAVAVAAGLVPVALGSDTAGSVRIPASFCGVYAYRPTHGAIPTQGVVPLAPSYDTVGLLAADPALMERFARVLLSGALPVVGFERAVVVSDALELSTSEAQRAVERVAQRLRALGIATLEKRLGLLEEARETQRVLQGAEAWGFHQEWLEVRQPRLGEDVRRLLEMASRLTAGEVGRALSHQVRLRAEMGAWFSPGTLVLLPATPSSAPLVSELQDPEKALALRWRTLSLTCYASLLGAPVVSVPVVQPGAKPVGVQLVGPWGSDMGLLELALRAFGEGALPTDFEGRAPRPGRRQTD
- a CDS encoding alpha/beta fold hydrolase yields the protein MVEVHHRSVTFYPPARARFLVGDFTDWDKRPIPIEKPLTLEFPPGAYIEYAFLDENREPFPDPDNPHKAQNPWWSYPRAVELPGFHYASPPQPSRPVEVHRHRLESRAFGAPRRYYVYNPQEPAQATLYVHDGVAYYRTARLAEVAQGLLEQGQITPVRIVFVEPEDRRREYWFSHAYEQHVLNEVIPAVEAHYGPTPERGLLGASLGGLVSSWLALRHPELFQKVATQSACLTASPQGGDSYTDPEWLTEQYQASETLPLRFYCETGQIEWLLAPNRRFAAMLADKGYPHLYQERPSGHNWMTWRQGLAPALLYLFGSR
- a CDS encoding DUF475 domain-containing protein, which encodes MEFGSAFVAILIIVALEAVLSVDNAMVLAVMVRPLPEHLRSRALLYGIIGAYVLRGLALLFATIIIQIWWIQLLGGLYLVYLAINHIVRRQGHSNADPASIQQAAATSFWRIVIMINVVDLAFAVDSVLVVIAFSREFWVIFTGVAIGILLIRLAAGIMVTIIERYPRLETVAYAVVGWAGLKLMLEGWGHGSEVWLHRPELALHLPQAFFLSVTLAILVLGGLWAFRRSPEP
- a CDS encoding methyltransferase domain-containing protein translates to MPKDWDAHYLHQPPLSRPAFVVAAYAHRLPTGPVLDLAGGTGRNAFFLARRGHPVILLEKSRVALEFVQTEVTHQKLDIWAIEADLEAPNPGLPPGPFAGIVKSYFLHRPLLTRLTERLLPGGLVLLEGFTVQEAARRGSQAAHYWRESELLHPPPGLHLRAWAEGWMDGHHRTWAVWEKPL
- a CDS encoding glycerol-3-phosphate acyltransferase; its protein translation is MVFILAILAYLIGSLPLGYWAIRRLSGQDPRLASAYNLGLENTLHRLGPGPALLAFGLDVLKGLLAAWIGGRFGLSWAVVFALVVYLGHLHPPRLFSGALLRGRGAGVLLGIVFGLYLSGLPYLQTLAVLMVAALVFLWSRYGSLAAICIPSTLALLLSLEPISGWAKLAAWALLLATLWRYKENIGRILEGTEPRLGEPPPLPSEKQVVCAFMIHPLTVEDLFQSPRFRWAKPLVDRGWIQMSLVENLAEAIRPMKVGELRGVKTTDGREIRCHLLSAPLLPHQITGKPELATLRAIQGARLARELGCTVVGLGAFWSVVGEKGRLVQEAVPEIEVTNGGAYTAGTVKAAIPGILAHFEASGRSLKEATAAVVGANGVVAFGIARQIAPLVGKLILVGRNLERLEKSASTLKQNLERKGQPVPEIVTTLEMAAIREADLIFSATSDPRPVIFPEHVKPGAWIYDEGVPPDVDESVKKLPGVRVIPGGVVRPPGAMTGNLDLHFGEGAVPACLAETMILAAEGAYERKSLGGETKSENIQFFVERAEALGFRVVD